One window of the Eucalyptus grandis isolate ANBG69807.140 chromosome 8, ASM1654582v1, whole genome shotgun sequence genome contains the following:
- the LOC104417337 gene encoding EPIDERMAL PATTERNING FACTOR-like protein 5, producing the protein MSTPRHRRHPSTAALTALAFLLFASASAAISVTRQAMAAARIPGRRRRRASNRKIAYNSWPLAEPPSPRRLLAGPGSSPPTCRGKCGRCLPCKAEHVPIHPGLSLPLEYYPEAWRCKCGNKLFNP; encoded by the coding sequence ATGAGCACGCCGCGCCACCGCCGGCATCCCTCGACGGCCGCCCTCACGGCCCTCGCCTTCCTGCTGTTCGCCTCCGCGTCCGCCGCCATCTCCGTCACGCGACAGGCCATGGCGGCGGCAAGGATCCCGGGCCGGCGCCGCCGGCGCGCCAGTAACCGCAAGATCGCCTACAATTCTTGGCCGCTGGCGGAGCCGCCGTCCCCGAGGCGGCTCCTGGCGGGGCCGGGGTCCTCGCCGCCGACGTGCAGGGGCAAATGCGGGCGGTGCTTGCCGTGCAAGGCGGAGCACGTGCCGATCCACCCCGGCCTGAGCCTGCCGCTCGAGTACTACCCCGAGGCCTGGCGCTGCAAGTGCGGGAACAAGCTCTTCAACCCTTGA